From a region of the Haematobia irritans isolate KBUSLIRL chromosome 4, ASM5000362v1, whole genome shotgun sequence genome:
- the LOC142234791 gene encoding uncharacterized protein LOC142234791, producing the protein MYRGNLIYLIIPLVFSCLVDYSSASICTSSNIGKRLPVPQSCTKFQICLENQISVRVCPQGLYFNRELEMCDLPSRAGCSNANREDRQTFVKSACESCDCNICCTPAVPTTTTPIPSTQTDSSSSATSSTTECSNADTTSSIISSSGTTPTTFSTTHTTLPRPTDIPDATTSCTASSTNTANPTDTTPTTTLPSPTDTTSTPCTETNSTGTPITEDNTTKTSDNTTPSTISSTVTTPTTLPPPTDIPDTTTSCTASSTNTDNPTDTTPTTNLPSTMDSTTTPCTETNSTGTTPVTEDNTTPSTISSSATTPTTFSSTQTTLPRPTDIPDTTTSCTAPSTNTVNPTDITSTTTLPSTMDSTSKPCTGTPVTEDNTTKNSDNLTSGTTDTPYGTTPNTSETTDKSTDITMSDTTETSSTTTSASMDTTISSTTGIPDSPISSTTTSPDSPISSTTGSAASTTSKTTESTTETQTADSTISSTTEASDSTTSRTTESTISDTTGTPTTDSVISSTSGSWDSTTSKTTEGTTGTQTPDSTISSTTKASDSTTSRTMESTISGTTGTETPDNTFSSTTEASDSTTSRTMESTISGTTGTETPDNTFSSTTEASDSTTSRTTASTISSTTGTETSDNTFSSTTGTWDSTTSKTTESITGTQTWDSTTSNTTKSPDSIDSSTTGTWDSTTSKATESTISGTTGTWGSTISSTIKSSESTTSIISGTTNGYTVETTNSLDTTIIPVSTTTTTTTSTSGSSVPPPSTESDCEAPCCGQSNGKPILGDTCQQFVICEAGRASKFTCPNNLHFNVASGSCDFPENAKCTKTNIPPTSPHVGPSGTHCATGGRCIGKPDGTQFPNAANKCSKSYVVCQCECEVERSCSSTLMFNDKLGVCDWPSNFGC; encoded by the coding sequence atatttaataatacCCCTAGTGTTTAGCTGCTTAGTGGATTATTCTTCGGCATCCATTTGTACTAGTTCTAATATTGGTAAACGGTTGCCAGTGCCGCAAagttgtacgaaatttcagataTGTTTGGAAAACCAAATAAGTGTACGCGTTTGTCCTCAAGGATTATATTTCAATCGTGAGTTGGAAATGTGTGATTTGCCATCTAGAGCAGGATGCTCGAATGCGAATCGGGAGGATCGTCAGACATTCGTGAAATCAGCATGTGAAAGTTGTGACTGTAATATTTGTTGTACGCCGGCAGTACCAACGACTACAACTCCAATTCCAAGCACTCAGACCGATTCAAGTTCGTCGGCTACATCTTCAACAACCGAATGCTCAAATGCTGATACCACTTCAAGTATAATTTCGTCATCGGGAACAACACCTACAACATTCTCCACAACTCATACAACATTACCACGACCCACGGATATCCCAGATGCAACAACATCTTGTACAGCTTCATCAACAAACACTGCAAATCCTACGGATACAACTCCAACTACAACCTTACCATCACCAACGGATACTACTTCAACACCATGTACGGAAACTAATAGCACAGGAACTCCGATAACCGAAGACAATACAACGAAAACTTCTGATAATACAACCCCAAGCACAATTTCGTCAACCGTAACAACTCCTACAACATTACCACCACCCACGGATATTCCAGATACAACAACATCTTGTACAGCTTCATCAACAAATACTGACAATCCTACGGATACAACTCCAACTACAAACTTACCATCAACAATGGATAGTACTACCACACCATGTACGGAAACTAATAGCACAGGAACAACTCCGGTAACCGAAGACAATACAACTCCAAGCACAATTTCGTCATCGGCAACAACTcctacaacattttcttcaacCCAAACAACATTACCACGACCCACGGATATTCCAGATACAACAACATCTTGTACAGCTCCATCAACGAACACTGTCAATCCTACGGATATAACTTCAACTACAACCTTACCATCAACAATGGATAGTACTTCCAAACCATGTACAGGAACTCCGGTAACCGAAGACAATACAACAAAAAATTCGGATAATTTAACGTCGGGAACAACTGATACTCCATACGGTACAACTCCGAATACATCTGAAACTACAGATAAATCTACGGATATTACCATGTCTGATACAACTGAAACTTCTTCTACTACAACTTCTGCATCTATGGATACCACAATATCTAGTACAACTGGAATTCCGGATAGTCCTATCTCTAGTACAACTACATCTCCAGATAGCCCTATCTCTAGTACAACTGGATCTGCTGCTAGTACAACTTCTAAAACTACGGAGAGTACAACTGAAACTCAAACTGCGGATAGTACTATCTCTAGTACAACTGAAGCTTCGGATAGTACAACTTCTAGAACTACGGAGAGCACAATATCAGATACAACTGGAACTCCAACTACGGATAGCGTTATCTCTAGTACAAGTGGATCTTGGGATAGTACAACTTCTAAAACTACGGAGGGTACAACTGGAACTCAAACTCCGGATAGCACTATTTCTAGTACAACTAAAGCTTCGGATAGTACAACTTCTAGAACTATGGAGAGCACAATATCTGGTACAACTGGAACTGAAACTCCGGATAACACATTCTCTAGTACAACTGAAGCTTCGGATAGTACAACTTCTAGAACTATGGAGAGCACAATATCTGGTACAACTGGAACTGAAACTCCAGATAACACATTCTCTAGTACAACTGAAGCTTCGGATAGTACAACTTCTAGAACTACGGCTAGCACAATATCTAGTACAACTGGAACTGAAACATCGGATAACACATTCTCTAGTACAACTGGAACTTGGGATAGTACAACTTCTAAAACTACGGAGAGTATAACTGGAACTCAAACTTGGGACAGTACTACCTCTAATACAACTAAATCTCCGGATAGCATTGACTCTAGTACAACTGGGACATGGGATAGTACAACATCGAAAGCTACGGAAAGCACAATATCTGGTACAACTGGAACATGGGGTAGTACAATATCCAGCACAATCAAATCATCCGAAAGCACAACATCTATTATAAGTGGAACCACAAATGGATATACCGTAGAAACAACAAACTCTCTGGATACAACAATAATCCCAGTTAGTACAACTACTACAACAACCACATCGACCTCAGGCTCATCAGTACCTCCACCATCCACCGAAAGCGATTGTGAAGCTCCATGTTGTGGCCAATCAAATGGtaaacccatattaggtgatacATGTCAACAATTTGTAATATGCGAAGCTGGTCGTGCTTCCAAATTTACTTGCCCCAATAATTTGCACTTCAATGTAGCTTCGGGTTCATGTGATTTCCCTGAAAATGCCAAATGTACCAAAACTAATATACCCCCCACTAGTCCCCATGTTGGGCCCTCAGGTACACATTGTGCCACCGGTGGACGTTGTATTGGAAAACCTGATGGTACACAATTCCCCAATGCAGCAAATAAATGTAGCAAATCATATGTGGTTTGTCAATGTGAATGTGAAGTGGAACGTTCATGCAGTTCTACCCTAATGTTCAATGATAAATTGGGTGTGTGCGATTGGCCATCTAATTTTGGATGTTAA
- the LOC142234793 gene encoding putative chitinase 10 translates to MKSMLLLICIIATLGLQVPAEKINSVNGRQLATTPVCEGKNGVMVAMPESCSGFFFCVDGNAIASSCGIFYRFNSALGICDHPDKVRCNGSSPPSIEDDNMNDDVFNDTVAQDVCLQAAEGYKFAKSKSCTLFYECHDGQAIRRVCPPQKHFNATTKQCQEVGKAQCMFSSYTPMSPSLSPPISPQPPSSLPSLDIITSKPIPIRRPIKATTTASKITRDSKLLNFKLESFCSAIWNNRTLVHPWDCNKFIYCINKKTLVMNCPQGLHFSPKKMRCEWPAISECNSQVL, encoded by the exons ATGAAAAGTATGCTCTTACTTATTTGCATAATAGCCACTTTGGGCCTACAAGTTCCGGCGGAAAAG aTAAACTCTGTCAATGGCAGACAATTGGCTACTACCCCAGTATGTGAAGGTAAAAATGGTGTTATGGTTGCCATGCCGGAATCATGTTCTGGATTTTTCTTTTGTGTCGATGGTAATGCTATAGCCAGCTCTTGTGGAATATTCTATCGTTTTAATTCGGCGTTGGGTATCTGTGATCATCCGGATAAGGTTAGATGCAATGGATCTTCGCCGCCTAGCATCGAGGATGACAATATGAACGACGATGTGTTTAATGATACTGTAGCCCAGGATGTATGCCTCCAAGCTGCGGAAGGCTATAAATTTGCCAAATCCAAATCCTGTACTTTGTTCTATGAGTGTCATGATGGGCAAGCCATACGTAGAGTATGTCCACCCCAAAAACATTTCAATGCCACCACGAAACAATGTCAGGAAGTGGGAAAGGCCCAATGTATGTTCTCCTCCTATACACCCATGTCCCCATCCCTGTCACCGCCAATATCACCACAACCACCATCCTCTCTGCCATCTTTGGATATAATAACAAGTAAACCAATACCAATTCGTAGGCCAATAAAAGCCACAACCACTGCTTCAAAAATTACCAGAGATTCGAAACTCCTTAACTTTAAATTGGAATCTTTTTGTTCGGCGATTTGGAATAATCGAACGTTGGTTCATCCTTGGGAttgcaataaatttatttattgcatTAATAAAAAGACCCTAGTGATGAATTGTCCTCAGGGCTTGCATTTCAGCCCCAAAAAAATGCGCTGTGAATGGCCTGCAATTTCTGAGTGTAACTCCCAGGTGTTATGA